A single region of the Anaerolineales bacterium genome encodes:
- the ccsA gene encoding cytochrome c biogenesis protein CcsA has product MAVLGQATSTLYTPPTSARPTQYPLWRTRLLWGLTAALGVGIFAMLYMVFFYAGTEINQGHVQRIFYIHVSAYAGGAVVFLITVIAGALYLYTRKAKWDRLALSSVEVGLPLMIVTLVTGSVWARPIWNVWWTADPRLNAMGVMVLLYLAYLVLRGAMDDPDRRARFAAVYGMLAFISVVYVYLIPRIRTDTLHPEVTTGGVQNPMASGGFQFQGDNLMGTTVSVAMIWFCTFAVVLLWHRVRLQNRIEALREREAALMDD; this is encoded by the coding sequence ATGGCTGTTCTTGGGCAAGCAACGTCTACCCTTTACACCCCACCAACAAGCGCCCGCCCCACACAGTACCCCTTGTGGCGAACGCGCCTTTTGTGGGGGCTGACGGCGGCGCTTGGTGTGGGCATCTTTGCTATGCTCTACATGGTGTTTTTCTACGCTGGCACAGAGATCAATCAGGGGCATGTCCAACGTATTTTCTACATCCATGTGTCTGCCTATGCCGGCGGGGCGGTGGTCTTTCTGATCACCGTGATCGCTGGAGCGCTTTACCTTTATACGCGGAAGGCAAAATGGGATCGCCTCGCCCTCTCTAGTGTAGAGGTTGGCTTGCCGCTGATGATTGTGACGCTGGTTACTGGGTCGGTATGGGCGCGTCCGATTTGGAACGTGTGGTGGACGGCTGATCCGCGCCTGAACGCAATGGGGGTCATGGTCCTGCTCTACCTCGCTTACCTCGTCTTGCGCGGGGCGATGGACGACCCGGATCGGCGGGCGCGATTCGCCGCCGTGTATGGGATGCTTGCCTTCATCAGCGTCGTCTATGTGTACCTGATTCCCCGTATTCGGACGGACACACTTCACCCAGAGGTGACGACAGGCGGCGTCCAAAACCCGATGGCAAGTGGCGGATTCCAGTTTCAGGGCGATAATCTGATGGGAACAACCGTCAGCGTGGCAATGATCTGGTTCTGCACCTTTGCTGTTGTTTTGCTGTGGCATCGCGTCCGCTTGCAAAACCGCATTGAGGCGCTCCGCGAACGAGAAGCCGCTTTGATGGACGATTAA
- a CDS encoding ABC transporter ATP-binding protein, with amino-acid sequence MTKTFYDGAAPIPALENCTFAIGGGTFTCLIGPSGSGKSTIFNLITGLIRPDQGAIWLGEERIDGVPGRVGYMPQRDLLLPWRTVLGNATLGAEIAGVDKNTARQQARELLPRFGLAGFAEAYPARLSGGMRQRAALLRTYLIGRSVLLLDEPFGALDALTRREMQRWLLGVWAEMGTTILFITHDVTEAVTLADRVLVLTTRPGRIKADIPITLPRPREEGSAAFVSAQVGVYQALIGG; translated from the coding sequence ATCACGAAAACGTTTTACGACGGGGCAGCCCCCATCCCCGCCCTTGAAAACTGCACGTTTGCCATTGGGGGCGGGACGTTCACCTGTTTAATCGGACCGAGCGGGAGCGGCAAAAGCACAATCTTCAACCTGATCACCGGACTGATCCGCCCGGATCAGGGGGCAATTTGGCTTGGCGAGGAACGGATTGACGGCGTGCCGGGGCGCGTTGGCTATATGCCACAGCGCGATCTCTTGCTCCCCTGGCGGACGGTCTTGGGGAATGCTACCCTCGGTGCAGAGATCGCGGGCGTGGACAAAAACACAGCACGCCAACAGGCGCGGGAACTGCTGCCGCGTTTTGGCTTGGCAGGCTTTGCCGAGGCGTATCCGGCGCGACTTTCGGGGGGGATGCGCCAGCGGGCGGCGCTGCTCCGAACGTACCTGATAGGACGTTCGGTGTTGCTTTTGGACGAACCCTTTGGGGCGCTGGATGCGCTTACACGGCGGGAGATGCAGCGTTGGTTACTGGGCGTCTGGGCAGAGATGGGGACAACGATCCTGTTCATCACCCATGATGTGACCGAGGCAGTGACGCTGGCGGATCGCGTCCTCGTCCTGACCACCAGACCCGGGCGCATCAAAGCCGATATTCCGATCACCCTCCCCCGCCCCCGCGAAGAAGGCAGCGCCGCGTTTGTCAGCGCCCAAGTGGGCGTGTATCAGGCGTTGATAGGAGGGTAA
- a CDS encoding L,D-transpeptidase, with the protein MPLFPANAQGGTGVYNPEVCAKDISGAALSPACEAMIKAFPTPPNTKKIQVDSATLSLYNFWKVGPEPTATFDAPGGNVIGEIPAGFNWVNIIDESIEGWLKTQDGRWVSKEKAQPASPSYFTGVEISDGLKHPFAFILDKSNVYVSSVPGGKPDKTTGRFMKRYELVNIFSVAVDAEGWRWYMIGPNQWVKQTFVGKVIKAERPAGISGRWVAIDLYEQVLVAYEDDTPVFATLVSTGVPKFDTPEGVYKVWARLERDGMSGATGAPQAYALQSVPWVMYFNNSISLHGTYWHDVFGYRTSHGCVNVTISDARWLYQWFKAAPPDKETGEITNHVLVYSSGTYGSGVIRGQ; encoded by the coding sequence ATGCCTCTTTTTCCGGCTAACGCACAGGGTGGGACGGGCGTCTATAACCCGGAGGTCTGCGCGAAGGACATTAGCGGTGCGGCGCTTTCCCCCGCCTGTGAAGCGATGATCAAGGCGTTCCCCACCCCGCCAAATACGAAGAAAATTCAGGTAGATAGCGCCACACTCAGCCTGTACAACTTTTGGAAGGTCGGTCCAGAGCCAACCGCCACCTTTGACGCCCCCGGCGGGAATGTCATTGGCGAAATTCCGGCGGGTTTCAATTGGGTGAACATCATCGATGAGAGTATCGAGGGCTGGTTGAAAACCCAAGATGGGCGCTGGGTGAGCAAGGAAAAGGCACAGCCCGCCAGTCCTTCCTACTTCACTGGCGTGGAGATCAGCGACGGGCTGAAACACCCCTTTGCCTTTATCCTCGATAAGAGCAACGTCTACGTCTCCAGCGTCCCCGGCGGCAAACCGGATAAAACAACAGGGCGCTTTATGAAACGCTACGAACTGGTGAACATCTTCAGCGTGGCGGTAGATGCCGAAGGCTGGCGCTGGTACATGATTGGACCAAACCAATGGGTGAAACAAACCTTCGTTGGCAAGGTGATCAAAGCCGAGCGTCCGGCAGGCATCAGCGGACGGTGGGTTGCCATTGACCTTTATGAGCAGGTTTTGGTTGCCTATGAGGATGATACGCCCGTCTTTGCCACGCTGGTTTCGACAGGCGTTCCCAAATTTGATACGCCAGAGGGCGTTTACAAAGTATGGGCAAGGTTAGAACGCGATGGGATGTCTGGGGCGACGGGTGCGCCACAGGCATATGCCTTGCAGAGCGTTCCCTGGGTGATGTATTTCAACAACAGCATCAGCCTACACGGGACGTATTGGCACGATGTCTTTGGCTACCGGACGAGTCATGGCTGTGTCAATGTGACGATCAGCGATGCACGCTGGCTTTACCAGTGGTTCAAAGCCGCCCCCCCCGATAAAGAGACGGGCGAGATCACCAATCATGTTCTCGTCTACAGTTCGGGGACGTATGGCAGCGGCGTGATTCGCGGGCAGTGA
- a CDS encoding carbon-nitrogen hydrolase yields the protein MNITVGLAQIAPKIGDVAHNLNVHLEYMEAAKAHGVDLLLFPELSLTGYNLQDLVYEVALTPTAENPTFRRLLDASAKMNMDIMVGFVDMDVRSRYFIAAAYLSGGKVVHVHHKVYLPTYTMFDEGRYFAWGDTVRAFDTRFGRLGMLICEDFWHASPPYLLWLDRADVLLFHSASPGRGLSMADRLSSARWVKLVNMAYGSLFTDYIFHCNRVGYEDGLNFWGGSTVIDPDGEVILEAPLHEPALLIQTVDLNELRRVRTRLPLLRDERTGLLMGELNRILGGAPAFPRSEHP from the coding sequence ATGAATATCACGGTTGGTTTAGCACAGATTGCCCCCAAGATTGGGGATGTGGCGCACAACCTAAATGTCCATTTGGAATACATGGAGGCGGCAAAGGCGCACGGTGTCGATCTGCTGCTTTTTCCCGAACTCTCTCTCACGGGCTATAACCTGCAGGATTTAGTTTATGAGGTGGCGCTAACCCCCACCGCCGAAAACCCTACCTTTCGGAGGCTTCTCGATGCCTCGGCAAAAATGAACATGGATATCATGGTCGGCTTTGTCGATATGGACGTCCGCTCGCGCTACTTCATTGCGGCGGCGTACCTCTCTGGCGGGAAAGTCGTCCACGTTCATCACAAGGTGTACCTGCCCACCTACACCATGTTTGACGAGGGGCGTTACTTTGCGTGGGGCGATACTGTGCGTGCCTTTGATACGCGCTTTGGGCGCTTGGGAATGCTCATCTGCGAGGATTTCTGGCACGCCTCGCCCCCCTATTTGTTATGGCTGGATCGCGCCGATGTGCTGCTGTTTCACAGCGCCAGCCCCGGACGCGGCTTAAGCATGGCAGACCGGCTCAGTTCGGCGCGGTGGGTGAAACTCGTCAATATGGCATATGGTTCGCTGTTCACCGATTATATTTTCCACTGTAACCGCGTCGGCTATGAGGATGGACTCAATTTCTGGGGGGGGAGTACGGTCATTGACCCCGACGGGGAGGTGATCCTTGAAGCGCCTCTGCACGAACCCGCCTTGCTCATCCAAACGGTGGATTTGAATGAACTCCGCCGCGTGCGTACTCGTCTCCCCCTTCTGCGCGATGAACGGACGGGGCTGCTGATGGGCGAACTGAACCGCATTCTGGGTGGGGCGCCAGCCTTCCCCCGCAGCGAACATCCGTAG
- a CDS encoding fumarylacetoacetate hydrolase family protein produces MKLATATYNGASFIIGKVGEEVRRLNGVTSMIELIERGRPFAEGAFGIGTPIAETALTFQAPIPQPGKIIAVGQNYMDHIREQNGTPPTKPLLFTKMPSSVIPTGALIQWDTEVATFVDYEVELAVVIGKTCRLVAPESVTNYVYGYLVVNDVTARDLQKGDGQWTRAKGMDTFCPMGAWLTTADEIPDPQALALRTTVNGETRQNSRTNEMIFDVKTLISYISQAFTLQAGDVILTGTPDGVGAYRKPPIALKDGDTVVCEVEGVGRVENLCRTLKFRLT; encoded by the coding sequence ATGAAACTGGCAACCGCAACCTACAACGGAGCATCCTTCATCATTGGCAAAGTGGGCGAGGAGGTGCGCCGCTTGAACGGAGTTACCTCGATGATCGAATTAATTGAGCGCGGACGACCCTTTGCCGAAGGCGCCTTTGGGATTGGGACGCCCATTGCCGAAACTGCGCTCACCTTTCAAGCGCCTATCCCCCAACCGGGGAAGATCATCGCCGTTGGGCAAAACTACATGGATCACATCCGCGAGCAGAACGGAACACCCCCGACTAAGCCACTTCTGTTCACAAAGATGCCTAGCAGTGTGATTCCTACAGGGGCGCTCATCCAATGGGATACAGAGGTTGCCACCTTTGTCGATTACGAAGTGGAACTTGCCGTTGTGATCGGAAAAACGTGCCGCTTAGTCGCCCCCGAATCAGTGACGAATTATGTTTACGGCTATCTTGTCGTCAACGATGTGACCGCCCGTGACCTGCAAAAAGGGGATGGGCAGTGGACGCGGGCGAAGGGAATGGACACCTTTTGCCCGATGGGGGCGTGGCTGACAACTGCTGATGAGATTCCCGACCCGCAAGCGCTTGCCTTGCGCACGACGGTGAACGGCGAAACGCGCCAAAACAGCCGCACCAACGAGATGATTTTCGATGTTAAGACACTCATTTCGTACATCTCGCAAGCGTTCACCCTTCAGGCGGGGGATGTGATTTTGACCGGAACGCCCGATGGCGTGGGGGCATACCGTAAGCCGCCCATCGCCCTGAAGGATGGCGATACCGTCGTCTGTGAGGTAGAGGGCGTTGGACGGGTGGAAAACCTCTGCCGCACGTTGAAATTCCGTTTAACCTAG
- a CDS encoding serine hydrolase produces MNGHALQLSARALRRAILILWIVLLSIVLATAARAQGVTAEAYGKANLRAGPAIEYPVVGEIAAGTAYPIIGRSARFPWYLLQLPDHQGWVFRDLVQVRGNIESVPYSDLIITPGANTGNTNPTATAFVLPSTLPPTLDLTNAATAPVVIVSATPDLNVPTLDPALLNAPTSTPTSTPTPSPSLPPSASAVYAEAIEIANIRFAPYLEAQRVGEIKKGEKYAVLRRHSQVPWLEIAYAGVASGRAWVNRDLVTVTGDLNNVPATSETNFGYPTLTATPNKVVAAISPWTGQPVGASPALNAMGNQVYDYLVAQGYLPNSPKQGSVFLLDLTSGEALSLNANVVYSGVSLMKIPVMVAFFRRFNIPDPQQAQLLPEMIACSENLSSNKVLAMIGSGDEYAGTQFVTQTMQGLGLKNTFLARSFLTNVRPVGATPTEQPFAPPPIPGDATQTDPDPSNQTTPEDMGWLLSAIYTCALTGDGPLRATYPDEIDQNDCRRMIRIMRSYKIGAMLEAGVPPSISVAHKVGWADEVHSDAGIFFTPGGDYIVAITLRNRKWLLYDESFPVFGEISRQVYNLYNPTQPSSVVNNRPIPDSCTIETVTAFDPTLVQEIQLPEAPPIK; encoded by the coding sequence GTGAACGGACACGCTCTACAACTCTCGGCACGGGCGCTGCGACGAGCGATCCTTATTCTGTGGATCGTCTTGCTCAGCATTGTTCTTGCCACTGCCGCCCGCGCCCAGGGCGTGACGGCGGAAGCCTATGGCAAGGCGAACCTTCGGGCGGGTCCCGCCATTGAATACCCCGTTGTTGGCGAGATTGCCGCAGGGACGGCATACCCCATCATCGGGCGCAGCGCCCGTTTCCCCTGGTATCTGCTTCAACTACCAGACCATCAAGGTTGGGTGTTCCGCGATCTGGTTCAAGTTCGGGGAAACATTGAAAGCGTCCCCTACAGCGATCTGATCATCACACCCGGCGCGAACACAGGGAATACCAACCCCACTGCCACTGCCTTTGTCCTCCCCTCCACATTGCCGCCCACGCTTGATCTGACAAACGCCGCCACCGCGCCCGTCGTGATCGTTTCGGCAACACCTGATCTCAATGTCCCCACGCTTGATCCAGCGCTGCTGAACGCGCCGACAAGTACACCAACCAGCACGCCTACCCCGTCTCCTTCACTACCGCCCTCTGCCTCCGCCGTCTATGCCGAGGCGATTGAAATCGCGAACATCCGCTTCGCCCCCTACCTTGAGGCGCAGCGCGTGGGGGAGATCAAAAAAGGCGAAAAGTACGCCGTTCTTCGCCGCCACAGCCAAGTCCCCTGGCTGGAGATTGCCTATGCGGGCGTTGCCAGCGGGCGGGCATGGGTGAATCGGGATTTGGTCACCGTCACGGGCGATTTGAACAATGTCCCTGCCACCAGCGAGACGAACTTTGGCTACCCGACCCTGACGGCGACGCCGAACAAAGTCGTTGCCGCCATCTCGCCATGGACGGGGCAGCCCGTCGGCGCCTCGCCCGCGCTAAACGCCATGGGCAACCAAGTCTACGATTATCTCGTGGCACAGGGCTACCTTCCCAACAGCCCCAAACAGGGGTCGGTATTCTTGCTCGATCTCACCTCTGGCGAGGCGCTCTCGCTGAACGCAAACGTAGTCTACAGCGGCGTCAGCCTGATGAAAATCCCGGTGATGGTCGCCTTTTTCCGCCGCTTCAATATCCCCGATCCGCAGCAGGCGCAGCTTCTACCGGAGATGATCGCGTGCAGCGAGAACCTTTCTTCCAACAAAGTGTTGGCGATGATTGGCAGCGGCGATGAATATGCAGGGACGCAGTTTGTCACCCAGACGATGCAGGGCTTGGGGCTGAAGAACACCTTCCTTGCCCGTTCCTTTCTAACGAATGTACGTCCGGTGGGGGCAACGCCCACCGAACAGCCCTTTGCGCCACCGCCCATTCCGGGTGACGCCACACAAACCGACCCCGACCCATCCAACCAGACGACGCCGGAAGACATGGGTTGGCTGCTCTCCGCCATCTACACGTGCGCTCTGACGGGTGATGGACCGCTGAGGGCAACCTACCCCGATGAGATTGACCAAAATGACTGCCGCCGGATGATCCGCATCATGCGCTCGTACAAAATCGGGGCGATGCTCGAAGCCGGTGTGCCGCCTTCGATTTCGGTGGCGCACAAAGTCGGCTGGGCAGATGAAGTCCACAGCGACGCGGGGATTTTCTTCACCCCCGGCGGCGATTACATTGTGGCGATCACGCTCCGCAACCGGAAATGGCTGCTCTATGATGAATCGTTTCCCGTCTTTGGGGAAATTTCGCGGCAGGTCTACAACTTATATAATCCGACACAGCCGAGTTCGGTGGTGAACAACCGCCCGATTCCCGACTCCTGCACCATTGAGACCGTGACGGCATTTGACCCAACGCTGGTTCAGGAAATTCAGCTACCAGAAGCGCCGCCAATCAAGTGA
- a CDS encoding PrsW family intramembrane metalloprotease: MSQRPISIRPRRADDEARLYRPVWRTAWTEAFLLIGAAIATIIVFRALPFRLNADGRQMFGLGFALLPLVLWYLISFRAEQRAIQPRERLLTVMLVGGLCASGIGLPITERLFAVEEWLPNAAGFSRVIGYTLCLGITQEFLKYAAMRYTVFPDVFRTRLDGIAYAMATALGYATVIAIDFVLRNDLTPDGYALRITEIVLPHVAISTILGYCLVALRRETGSIFLVPLGLIAAAFFAGLAVVMRGGLIVGGVSTAATGNNAPFGLAMAIFIVVLLYSVMNFLIRSADNRESHRARPEFER; the protein is encoded by the coding sequence ATGTCCCAACGTCCAATCTCGATTCGCCCCCGCCGCGCCGATGATGAGGCACGCTTATACCGTCCCGTATGGCGGACGGCATGGACGGAGGCATTTCTTTTGATTGGGGCAGCCATTGCCACGATCATCGTCTTTCGCGCCTTGCCGTTCCGCCTGAATGCCGATGGACGGCAGATGTTTGGGCTTGGCTTCGCCCTGCTGCCGCTTGTTTTGTGGTATCTGATCTCTTTCCGCGCCGAACAGCGGGCGATCCAACCCCGCGAACGACTGTTGACGGTGATGCTTGTGGGGGGGCTGTGCGCCAGCGGGATTGGCTTACCGATCACGGAACGGCTCTTTGCCGTTGAAGAATGGCTGCCAAATGCGGCGGGGTTCTCCCGCGTCATTGGCTACACGCTTTGTCTGGGCATCACTCAAGAATTCCTGAAATATGCGGCGATGCGGTACACGGTGTTTCCTGATGTTTTCCGCACCCGTCTCGACGGAATTGCCTACGCTATGGCGACGGCGTTAGGCTATGCAACGGTGATCGCCATTGATTTTGTGCTGAGAAATGACCTTACCCCAGATGGCTATGCCCTGCGGATTACGGAGATTGTCCTTCCCCATGTGGCGATCAGCACCATCTTGGGCTACTGTTTGGTGGCGCTGCGGCGGGAAACAGGGTCGATCTTCCTCGTCCCATTGGGGTTGATTGCGGCTGCCTTCTTCGCCGGACTTGCCGTCGTCATGCGCGGGGGGTTGATCGTCGGCGGGGTCAGCACGGCTGCAACGGGCAACAATGCGCCTTTTGGTTTGGCGATGGCAATTTTTATCGTTGTCTTGCTCTACAGCGTGATGAATTTCCTGATTCGGAGCGCGGATAACCGTGAAAGCCACCGCGCCCGCCCGGAGTTTGAGCGATGA
- a CDS encoding DUF4062 domain-containing protein: MSDLKVLISATSRDLADHRKTVVEAIERLGMMPLFADLEGSKNAVADAYAQVDEADIYVGIIGVRYGFVPRQNNTAERSVGELQYRRAAGRGIPMLVFLSYDDATTTVKTGELEAISASAARFRRRLQAFRTEIMTAAHGISRFHSVRDVAEAVIPLLEKGREIALLKKATMSPLMGGYISPEETHTKPLLLHLRAVMSEETPNAASAIRKPEIDPGKEMLPPSELVSVPLITATEPPAQPPPPEVSITSPTEDDSTPQPYDLTALLTPMGCHPAASTAIPKLPTPFLPHAYAETGAFFGRESAAAALNEWALSPNHPMLVLTGSGGMGKTVTAWRVCQWAATSAHFVGVIWWRVSESDGSLANFIRRTLAYITEQPLEVVNQMSAAEREKALLAALKKRSLLLVLDGVERWLSAYFKLDAAYFTEAQKNQIDGTPIDSPLWATSDPAIGFFLAQLALCAPSKVLITSRMMVKTLAPLPNVRELKLEGLKPDDGATFLDFVGVKGGDGIEVSRALGGNPLMLRLVAGQIIHDLNGDLALWQSRYGVYLTNLEMTARRPVILEQITRELPADEKAVLQQMSVFRTPVHFAAIYTASPFAPPPPPKMNAPRRWQADYAEAKTIWDANQEKLRLREAELETTMPRLIAALRGLAQRRLLTWNTLTNRLELHPIVRGEVFGWLSLEERALAFERAILYYERLPVEGTMRDISDLHPALEIYNALINTGRLDAAAERYRANLGKAMIVQLTSPYQTIELLRPLFPEGFRKLPALKAGKDRGYFTNEMALMFGYIGQTSDALALLGLTIGTFLEEHDAPSLNAALIHYAGLLRDEHRMAAKVHTFELARDLSEALGDMETLAISHLFLLKSYVDNGQWESAEASYRAFNDIPAQHRSPGRQATAERVYAKMLICKGEDATMALSLAWELAMQSKSITEQRAIHALWGESALQQGRPDAAERFFRAALELSPHPGGSAAIYLGGLARALADLRRFDEARAALARGATPSTAAHALIALGEKEKARLAALEGYRSAWADGVPFTFWWELDLSRKALAKLDMAEPHLPPFDPLSVAPIPHEDGIRLFVDTLRASRAGSAS; encoded by the coding sequence ATGAGCGATCTTAAAGTCCTTATCTCTGCCACCAGCCGCGATCTTGCCGATCACCGAAAAACCGTTGTAGAGGCGATTGAACGTTTGGGTATGATGCCCCTTTTCGCTGACCTTGAAGGGAGCAAGAACGCCGTCGCCGACGCCTACGCGCAGGTGGATGAGGCGGATATTTATGTTGGCATTATCGGGGTGCGCTATGGCTTTGTCCCGCGCCAGAACAACACTGCCGAACGCTCTGTTGGGGAGTTGCAATACCGCCGTGCCGCCGGGCGTGGGATTCCCATGCTGGTCTTTCTCAGCTATGACGACGCCACAACGACAGTCAAAACGGGGGAGTTGGAAGCAATCAGCGCCTCGGCTGCCCGCTTTCGCCGCCGTCTACAGGCATTCCGCACCGAGATCATGACAGCCGCTCATGGCATCTCACGCTTTCACTCTGTGCGCGATGTTGCCGAGGCAGTCATCCCCCTTTTGGAAAAGGGACGGGAGATTGCCCTTCTAAAAAAAGCCACAATGAGTCCCCTGATGGGCGGGTATATCTCCCCAGAAGAAACCCATACCAAGCCGCTCCTCTTACATTTGCGGGCGGTTATGTCCGAAGAGACACCCAACGCCGCCTCCGCCATTCGTAAGCCAGAGATCGACCCAGGCAAGGAAATGCTCCCCCCCTCAGAACTCGTTAGCGTCCCCCTGATTACTGCCACCGAACCCCCGGCACAGCCCCCCCCGCCAGAGGTTAGCATCACCAGTCCAACAGAGGACGATTCAACGCCACAGCCCTACGATCTGACGGCACTGCTCACCCCGATGGGCTGCCATCCAGCAGCAAGCACTGCCATTCCCAAACTTCCTACGCCCTTTCTTCCCCATGCCTATGCGGAGACGGGGGCATTCTTTGGTCGGGAATCAGCCGCCGCCGCCTTGAATGAATGGGCGCTCTCGCCCAATCACCCCATGTTGGTCTTAACGGGGAGCGGCGGGATGGGCAAAACGGTTACGGCTTGGCGGGTTTGCCAATGGGCAGCAACCTCGGCACATTTTGTGGGGGTCATTTGGTGGCGCGTTTCCGAATCGGATGGATCGTTGGCAAACTTCATCCGGCGCACACTGGCGTATATCACCGAACAGCCGCTTGAGGTGGTGAACCAAATGAGCGCCGCTGAGCGGGAAAAAGCCCTGCTTGCCGCCCTGAAAAAGCGCTCATTATTGCTTGTTTTGGATGGGGTGGAACGCTGGTTAAGCGCCTACTTCAAATTGGATGCGGCGTACTTCACCGAGGCGCAAAAAAATCAGATCGATGGCACACCGATTGATTCTCCGCTGTGGGCAACAAGCGATCCGGCGATTGGGTTTTTCCTAGCGCAGCTTGCTCTTTGCGCCCCTTCAAAAGTGCTGATCACCTCACGGATGATGGTCAAAACCCTTGCTCCACTGCCCAATGTGCGCGAATTAAAATTAGAGGGCTTGAAACCCGACGATGGGGCAACCTTCCTTGATTTTGTGGGAGTGAAGGGCGGCGATGGTATAGAGGTGTCACGCGCTTTGGGGGGAAATCCCCTTATGCTGCGCCTTGTTGCCGGGCAGATCATCCATGATCTCAATGGCGATCTTGCTCTTTGGCAAAGCCGTTACGGGGTCTATTTGACGAATTTGGAGATGACAGCCCGCCGCCCCGTCATTTTGGAGCAGATCACCCGTGAGTTGCCCGCTGACGAAAAAGCCGTCCTTCAACAGATGAGCGTTTTTCGTACCCCCGTTCATTTTGCGGCAATCTACACCGCCTCGCCCTTTGCTCCCCCGCCGCCGCCCAAGATGAATGCCCCTCGCCGTTGGCAGGCAGATTATGCCGAGGCAAAGACCATTTGGGATGCCAACCAAGAAAAACTCCGTCTGCGCGAAGCAGAGTTAGAGACGACGATGCCCCGCCTGATTGCTGCCCTGCGGGGGTTGGCGCAGCGGCGGCTTCTGACATGGAACACCCTCACCAACCGCCTTGAACTTCATCCCATCGTGCGTGGAGAGGTCTTTGGGTGGCTCTCTCTAGAGGAACGGGCGCTGGCGTTTGAACGGGCGATACTCTATTACGAGCGCCTGCCGGTTGAAGGAACGATGCGCGATATTAGCGATCTGCACCCCGCCTTAGAAATCTACAATGCCTTGATCAACACCGGGCGCTTAGATGCCGCCGCCGAACGCTATCGGGCGAATCTGGGCAAGGCGATGATCGTCCAACTGACCTCGCCCTACCAAACGATTGAACTCTTGCGCCCGCTGTTCCCTGAGGGCTTCCGCAAACTTCCGGCGTTGAAAGCCGGCAAAGATCGAGGCTATTTCACGAACGAGATGGCGCTTATGTTTGGCTATATCGGGCAGACGAGCGATGCACTGGCACTGCTTGGCTTGACCATTGGCACATTCTTAGAAGAACACGACGCACCCAGTCTAAACGCGGCACTGATCCATTATGCCGGGCTTCTCCGTGACGAACACCGCATGGCGGCAAAAGTCCATACCTTTGAACTCGCCCGCGATCTCTCCGAGGCGTTGGGGGATATGGAAACCCTCGCCATCAGTCACCTCTTTTTGCTCAAGAGCTATGTCGATAATGGGCAGTGGGAGAGCGCCGAGGCAAGCTACCGCGCCTTTAACGATATTCCCGCTCAACACCGCAGCCCCGGACGCCAAGCGACGGCTGAGCGTGTCTATGCGAAGATGTTGATCTGCAAAGGGGAAGACGCCACCATGGCGCTCAGCTTGGCGTGGGAACTTGCCATGCAGAGCAAATCGATCACCGAGCAGCGGGCGATTCACGCCCTTTGGGGGGAATCGGCATTGCAGCAGGGACGCCCCGACGCCGCCGAACGATTTTTCCGCGCCGCATTAGAACTCTCCCCCCATCCGGGCGGGTCGGCAGCAATTTACCTCGGCGGGTTGGCACGGGCGCTGGCAGACTTACGCCGCTTTGACGAGGCGCGGGCGGCGCTGGCGCGGGGGGCAACGCCTTCTACCGCCGCCCATGCGCTGATCGCCCTCGGAGAAAAAGAAAAGGCACGCCTCGCCGCCTTAGAGGGCTACCGCAGCGCATGGGCAGATGGTGTTCCCTTTACCTTTTGGTGGGAGCTAGACCTCTCGCGCAAGGCGCTGGCAAAGCTCGATATGGCAGAGCCACACTTACCGCCCTTTGATCCGCTCTCTGTCGCGCCGATTCCCCATGAGGATGGGATTCGGCTGTTTGTCGATACATTGCGGGCAAGCAGAGCAGGATCAGCATCCTAA